Proteins from a genomic interval of Brachybacterium vulturis:
- the lepA gene encoding translation elongation factor 4, giving the protein MPVSPRIAVDEARDILPASTPQERLRNFCIIAHIDHGKSTLADRMLQITGIVEERAMRAQYLDRMDIERERGITVKSQAVRMPWQVDGVNYALNMIDTPGHVDFTYEVSRSLAACEGAILLVDAAQGIEAQTLANLYLAMEHDLTIIPVLNKIDLPGAEPEKYAAEIGQLVGVDPDDVLRVSGKTGVGVPELLDHVVETLPAPHGEVEAPCRAMIFDSVYDTYRGVVTYIRVFDGSLKSRDRIDMMSTGAHHELLEIGVSSPEPHPTPGIGPGEVGYLITGVKDVRQSKVGDTITTSIRGAQQPLAGYSEPKPMVYSGLFPIDGSDYPVLRDALDKLKLNDASLNYEPETSTALGFGFRVGFLGLLHLEIVRERLEREFNLELISTAPSVVYQVTMEDGTEVEVMNPSDFPAGKVDSITEPITKATILVPSEFIGAVMELCQSKRGNLGGMDYLSEDRVELRYTLPLAEIVFDFFDQLKSKTRGYASLDYDVSGSQVADLVKVDMLLQGEPVDAFSAIVHRDKAYNYGVEMAGKLKKLIPRQQFEVPIQAAIGARIIARENIRAMRKDVLSKCYGGDISRKRKLLEKQKEGKKRMKNIGSVEVPQEAFIAALSSDEGDMPKDSKKK; this is encoded by the coding sequence ATGCCGGTGAGCCCGAGGATCGCTGTCGATGAGGCCCGGGACATCCTGCCCGCGTCGACACCCCAGGAGCGCCTGCGCAACTTCTGCATCATCGCGCACATCGACCACGGCAAGTCCACCCTGGCCGACCGGATGCTGCAGATCACCGGGATCGTCGAGGAGCGCGCGATGCGCGCCCAGTACCTCGACCGGATGGACATCGAGCGCGAGCGCGGCATCACCGTCAAGAGCCAGGCCGTGCGCATGCCGTGGCAGGTCGACGGCGTGAACTACGCCCTGAACATGATCGACACCCCCGGCCACGTCGACTTCACCTACGAGGTCTCCCGCTCCCTCGCCGCCTGCGAGGGCGCGATCCTGCTGGTCGACGCCGCGCAGGGCATCGAGGCGCAGACGCTGGCGAACCTGTACCTGGCGATGGAGCACGACCTCACCATCATCCCGGTGCTGAACAAGATCGACCTGCCCGGCGCGGAGCCGGAGAAGTACGCCGCCGAGATCGGTCAGCTGGTGGGCGTGGACCCCGACGACGTGCTGCGCGTCTCCGGCAAGACCGGGGTGGGTGTGCCCGAGCTGCTGGACCACGTCGTGGAGACCCTGCCCGCCCCGCACGGCGAGGTCGAGGCCCCGTGCCGCGCGATGATCTTCGACTCCGTCTACGACACCTATCGCGGCGTGGTCACCTACATCCGCGTGTTCGACGGCTCCCTGAAGTCCCGCGACCGCATCGACATGATGTCCACCGGCGCGCACCACGAACTGCTCGAGATCGGGGTCAGCTCCCCCGAGCCCCACCCCACCCCGGGCATCGGCCCCGGTGAGGTGGGCTATCTGATCACCGGCGTGAAGGACGTGCGCCAGTCCAAGGTCGGCGACACCATCACCACCTCGATCCGCGGCGCCCAGCAGCCCCTGGCCGGCTACTCCGAGCCCAAGCCGATGGTGTACTCCGGGCTGTTCCCGATCGACGGCTCCGACTACCCGGTCCTGCGCGATGCGCTGGACAAGCTCAAGCTCAACGACGCCTCCCTGAACTACGAGCCCGAGACCTCCACCGCCCTCGGCTTCGGCTTCCGCGTGGGCTTCCTGGGCCTGCTGCACCTGGAGATCGTCCGCGAGCGGCTCGAGCGCGAGTTCAACCTCGAACTGATCTCCACCGCGCCCAGCGTCGTCTACCAGGTGACGATGGAGGACGGCACCGAGGTCGAGGTGATGAACCCCTCCGACTTCCCGGCCGGCAAGGTCGACTCCATCACCGAACCGATCACCAAGGCCACCATCCTGGTGCCCAGCGAATTCATCGGCGCCGTCATGGAGCTGTGCCAGTCCAAGCGCGGCAACCTCGGCGGCATGGACTACCTCAGCGAGGACCGCGTCGAGCTGCGCTACACCCTGCCGCTGGCCGAGATCGTCTTCGACTTCTTCGATCAGCTGAAGTCCAAGACCCGCGGCTACGCCTCGCTGGACTACGACGTCTCCGGCTCCCAGGTCGCCGACCTGGTCAAGGTCGACATGCTGCTGCAGGGTGAGCCGGTGGACGCCTTCAGCGCCATCGTGCACCGCGACAAGGCGTACAACTACGGCGTCGAGATGGCCGGGAAGCTCAAGAAGCTCATCCCGCGCCAGCAGTTCGAGGTGCCGATCCAGGCCGCCATCGGCGCCCGCATCATCGCCCGCGAGAACATCCGCGCGATGCGCAAGGACGTGCTGTCCAAGTGCTACGGCGGCGACATCTCCCGCAAGCGCAAGCTGCTCGAGAAGCAGAAGGAGGGCAAGAAGCGCATGAAGAACATCGGCTCCGTCGAGGTCCCGCAGGAAGCGTTCATCGCCGCGCTCTCCTCCGACGAGGGCGATATGCCCAAGGACAGCAAGAAGAAGTGA
- the hemW gene encoding radical SAM family heme chaperone HemW, translating to MSTVRPADGDLSVYIHVPFCAVRCGYCDFNTYTATELGGGGSQAEYAHNAMTEMDLTLAADRAAGYDYRQVSTVFFGGGTPTLLPADDLVAMLEHLRTLLPLADDAEVTTEANPDSVTRASLSRLAAGGITRVSFGMQSAVPSVLATLDRTHDPEKVPQAVAWAREAGLDVSLDLIYGTPGETIADVETSVTSALACGVDHMSAYSLIIEGNTAMARQLRRGELTAPDPDDMADKYELVDDLARADGLSWYEVSNWSRTPAQRSRHNLAYWRGTDWWGIGPGAHRHRDGLRAWNVKHPSRYARMLAAGEMPVADSEQVTAEDRLVERIMLELRIADGLAVEVVPVDRRRMLAVHRDRGHLEPAALEAGRAVLTRSGRLLADAVIRDLVP from the coding sequence GTGAGCACGGTGCGCCCCGCAGACGGTGACCTGTCGGTCTACATCCACGTCCCCTTCTGCGCCGTGCGCTGCGGGTACTGCGACTTCAACACCTACACCGCCACCGAGCTCGGCGGTGGCGGGTCCCAGGCGGAGTACGCGCACAACGCCATGACCGAGATGGACCTGACCCTCGCCGCGGACCGCGCGGCCGGCTACGACTACCGGCAGGTCTCCACCGTGTTCTTCGGCGGCGGCACCCCCACGCTGCTGCCTGCGGACGATCTGGTCGCGATGCTCGAGCACCTGCGCACCCTGCTCCCGCTCGCGGACGACGCCGAGGTCACCACCGAGGCGAACCCCGACTCGGTGACCCGCGCCTCGCTCTCCCGGCTCGCCGCCGGCGGCATCACCCGAGTCTCCTTCGGCATGCAGTCCGCCGTGCCCTCGGTGCTCGCCACCCTGGACCGCACCCACGACCCCGAGAAGGTGCCGCAGGCCGTGGCCTGGGCGCGCGAGGCCGGCCTGGATGTCAGCCTCGACCTCATCTACGGCACCCCGGGCGAGACGATCGCCGACGTCGAGACGTCCGTGACGTCGGCGCTGGCCTGCGGAGTCGACCACATGTCCGCGTACTCGCTGATCATCGAGGGCAACACGGCGATGGCCCGGCAGCTGCGCCGCGGCGAGCTCACGGCCCCCGATCCCGACGACATGGCCGACAAGTACGAGCTCGTCGACGATCTCGCGAGGGCCGACGGGCTGTCCTGGTACGAGGTCTCCAACTGGTCCCGCACCCCGGCCCAGCGCTCCCGCCACAACCTCGCCTACTGGCGCGGCACCGACTGGTGGGGGATCGGACCCGGCGCCCACCGCCACCGCGACGGACTGCGTGCCTGGAACGTGAAGCACCCCAGCCGCTACGCGAGGATGCTCGCCGCGGGGGAGATGCCGGTGGCGGACTCCGAGCAGGTCACCGCCGAGGACCGGCTGGTCGAGCGGATCATGCTCGAGCTGCGGATCGCCGACGGCCTCGCCGTCGAGGTGGTCCCGGTCGACCGCCGGCGGATGCTCGCCGTGCACCGCGACCGCGGGCACCTCGAGCCCGCCGCCCTCGAGGCCGGCCGGGCGGTGCTGACCCGCAGCGGGCGTCTGCTGGCCGACGCGGTGATCCGGGACCTGGTGCCCTGA
- a CDS encoding iron chaperone: MTAAAKPATIDEYIARLDEPAAARMRELRAVARETVPEADEAMKWGAPAFVHPRGTILFVCSAHRRHANVTFTPSTREAFAEELAAFETGKGSVKLPYVAPVPVPLLRRMITHRLREFEDEGVNWM; this comes from the coding sequence ATGACCGCTGCTGCGAAGCCTGCCACGATCGACGAGTACATCGCGCGGCTCGATGAGCCTGCCGCTGCGCGGATGCGGGAGCTGCGGGCCGTGGCCCGGGAGACCGTGCCCGAGGCGGACGAGGCCATGAAGTGGGGCGCCCCGGCCTTCGTGCATCCGCGGGGCACCATCCTGTTCGTCTGCAGTGCGCACCGTCGCCACGCGAACGTCACGTTCACCCCCAGCACGCGCGAGGCCTTCGCCGAGGAGCTGGCCGCCTTCGAGACGGGCAAGGGGAGCGTCAAGCTGCCCTATGTCGCCCCGGTGCCGGTGCCGCTGCTGCGCCGTATGATCACCCATCGCCTGCGCGAGTTCGAGGACGAGGGCGTGAACTGGATGTGA
- a CDS encoding 16S rRNA (uracil(1498)-N(3))-methyltransferase, producing the protein MPTTPPGFLILDEALASAVAGDSLELAGDEGRHAAKVARIGVGEQVLLTDAPGRQVLAEVTAARKEALDLRLLADPTPAVQRLPRLTLVQALATGGRDEQAVESATELGVDAVVPWIARRSVSVWRGEKLRKGRAKWEATVRAAVKQCRRPGIPAVGEPVTTAQLVADLEGRAADGALVLVLHEQESVGVMSLAAQLRSASEDGVEEILVIVGPEGGIDTAELEQLREAGARSVLLGPEVLRSSTAGPAAIAVLSALVGRWG; encoded by the coding sequence ATGCCCACCACGCCGCCGGGCTTCCTCATCCTCGATGAGGCGCTGGCCTCCGCCGTCGCCGGTGACTCGCTGGAGCTGGCGGGCGATGAGGGCCGCCATGCCGCGAAGGTCGCCCGGATCGGGGTGGGGGAGCAGGTGCTGCTCACCGATGCCCCGGGCCGTCAGGTCCTCGCCGAGGTGACCGCCGCTCGCAAGGAGGCGCTGGACCTGCGCCTGCTCGCGGATCCCACGCCCGCCGTGCAGCGCCTGCCGCGCCTCACCCTGGTGCAGGCCCTGGCCACCGGAGGCCGTGACGAGCAGGCCGTCGAATCGGCCACCGAGCTCGGCGTCGACGCCGTGGTGCCGTGGATCGCGCGGCGCTCGGTGTCCGTCTGGCGCGGGGAGAAGCTGCGCAAGGGCCGCGCCAAGTGGGAGGCGACCGTGCGCGCAGCGGTGAAGCAGTGCCGCCGGCCGGGGATCCCGGCGGTCGGCGAACCGGTCACCACCGCGCAGCTGGTCGCCGACCTGGAAGGACGAGCGGCCGACGGCGCCCTGGTGCTGGTGCTGCACGAGCAGGAATCCGTGGGTGTGATGAGCCTCGCCGCTCAGCTGCGCTCGGCGAGCGAGGACGGGGTCGAGGAGATCCTGGTGATCGTCGGCCCCGAGGGCGGGATCGACACTGCGGAGCTCGAGCAGCTGCGCGAGGCAGGGGCTCGTTCCGTGCTGCTGGGGCCCGAGGTGCTGCGCTCCTCGACTGCGGGACCCGCCGCGATCGCG
- the hrcA gene encoding heat-inducible transcriptional repressor HrcA, translated as MRRQHAAQEVRETEDRKLHILGAIVEDYVATREPVGSKSLLERHELGVSAATVRNDMSLLEEEGLIHQPHTSAGRVPTDKGYRAFVDHVATIKPLSAPERRAIRALLEDAGDVEDLLARTVRLLAQLTQQVAMVQYPARRQARIRHVELVKVADSLLLVVLILESGRVDQRTVPVMAGRPAEYYAVLRDHLNRVVAGREVTDLTVPLGEYLESLSPPERAAAAEVAESLVALAANRAEDRIMMAGTSNIARSAQDFARDVEPLLDVLEEQLVLLRLFTAMHVSPGAVEVRIGSELEDRALHSTAVVGAGYGAGSHLAILGPRRMDYVTGISTVQAIARYVSRYLE; from the coding sequence ATGAGACGACAGCACGCAGCGCAGGAGGTGAGGGAGACGGAGGACCGCAAGCTCCATATCCTCGGCGCGATCGTCGAGGACTACGTCGCCACCCGCGAGCCCGTCGGCTCCAAGTCGCTGCTGGAGCGGCACGAGCTCGGCGTGTCCGCCGCGACCGTGCGCAACGACATGTCGCTGCTGGAGGAGGAGGGGCTGATCCATCAGCCCCACACCTCCGCCGGCAGGGTCCCCACCGACAAGGGCTACCGCGCCTTCGTCGACCACGTGGCCACCATCAAGCCGCTGTCGGCCCCCGAGCGTCGGGCGATCCGTGCCCTGCTCGAGGACGCCGGCGACGTCGAGGACCTGCTGGCCCGCACCGTGCGTCTGCTCGCACAGCTCACACAGCAGGTCGCCATGGTGCAGTACCCCGCGCGCCGGCAGGCGAGGATCCGCCACGTCGAACTGGTCAAGGTGGCCGACTCCCTGCTCCTGGTGGTGCTGATCCTGGAGTCCGGGCGGGTGGACCAGCGCACCGTCCCGGTCATGGCGGGCAGGCCGGCGGAGTACTACGCGGTCCTGCGCGACCATCTGAACCGGGTCGTCGCTGGCCGGGAGGTCACCGATCTCACGGTGCCGCTGGGCGAGTACCTCGAGTCGCTGTCGCCGCCCGAGCGCGCGGCCGCCGCCGAGGTGGCCGAGAGCCTCGTGGCCCTGGCCGCGAACCGCGCCGAGGACCGCATCATGATGGCCGGCACCTCGAACATCGCCCGCTCCGCGCAGGACTTCGCCCGCGATGTCGAACCGCTGCTGGACGTGCTCGAGGAGCAGCTGGTGCTGCTGCGCCTGTTCACCGCGATGCACGTCTCCCCGGGGGCCGTCGAGGTGCGCATCGGCTCGGAGCTCGAGGACCGTGCCCTGCACTCCACCGCCGTGGTCGGCGCCGGCTACGGGGCGGGATCCCATCTGGCGATCCTCGGCCCCCGCCGGATGGACTACGTCACCGGCATCTCCACGGTCCAGGCCATCGCCCGCTACGTCTCCCGCTACCTCGAATAG
- a CDS encoding MOSC domain-containing protein, which produces MTSAPSTLEVAFDPAATGRIAAVCTVAELFPVPASGLMSGIDKRPAPGPVRLLTHGVLGDVQGDREHHGGIFKAVYAFSREVREAFVDLAGQELPDGFFGENLVTVDHDTDETVIGERWRIGGAEIEATCPRTPCGTFSARMGDRRWGRTFTAQGRCGAYFRVLTDGEVTAGDAIEVLARPAHGVTIADAFRGLTAEQARALLDWAEETGTVLYDSLAQSALTVLSRAGEHPDFPAALRSTGRGLGLGMGL; this is translated from the coding sequence ATGACCAGCGCACCCAGCACCCTCGAGGTGGCGTTCGATCCGGCCGCCACCGGACGGATCGCCGCGGTGTGCACCGTCGCCGAGCTGTTCCCGGTCCCGGCCAGCGGCCTCATGAGCGGGATCGACAAGCGACCGGCCCCCGGGCCGGTCCGGCTGCTCACCCACGGCGTGCTCGGTGATGTCCAGGGGGACCGCGAGCACCACGGCGGGATCTTCAAGGCCGTCTACGCCTTCTCCCGGGAGGTCCGCGAGGCCTTCGTCGACCTGGCCGGGCAGGAGCTGCCGGACGGGTTCTTCGGCGAGAACCTGGTGACGGTCGACCACGACACCGACGAGACGGTCATCGGCGAGCGCTGGCGGATCGGCGGCGCCGAGATCGAGGCCACCTGCCCCCGGACCCCATGCGGCACCTTCTCCGCGAGGATGGGGGACCGGCGCTGGGGCCGCACCTTCACCGCTCAGGGCCGTTGCGGCGCCTACTTCCGCGTCCTCACCGACGGTGAGGTGACCGCGGGCGATGCGATCGAGGTCCTGGCACGCCCCGCCCACGGCGTGACCATCGCGGACGCCTTCCGCGGCCTGACCGCGGAGCAGGCCCGCGCCCTGCTGGACTGGGCAGAGGAGACCGGCACCGTGCTCTACGACTCGCTGGCACAGTCCGCGCTCACGGTGCTGTCCCGGGCGGGGGAGCACCCTGACTTCCCTGCCGCGCTGCGCTCCACCGGCCGCGGGCTCGGACTGGGGATGGGCCTGTGA
- a CDS encoding DUF4870 domain-containing protein produces the protein MSQTPHPHDPYAAEPGGPDAPRPPQAEQGAPTSDPNLHPHDPYAYDADADAARNHPLDIDAAPASQPAPQAPAQQPSPGGQAPYAAPAPHAQQAPHGQQAPYGSGPAAQGENLPPAGTPGIYDGPLTGQAVSQSDSRLWATIAQAAVAVGHVVSWGFLGWVGPLVVYLMYKDRDRFVRFHSAEALNGAIAVFAAQIVLTIVITILTIFTFGIATILYPLVGLPALVQLVFSIIGAVKANRGEYWNYPVNLRLVK, from the coding sequence ATGAGCCAGACACCGCACCCCCACGATCCGTATGCCGCCGAGCCCGGCGGTCCGGACGCCCCGCGGCCCCCGCAGGCGGAGCAGGGCGCTCCGACCTCCGATCCGAACCTCCATCCGCACGATCCCTACGCCTACGACGCCGACGCCGACGCCGCGAGGAACCACCCCCTGGACATCGACGCCGCCCCGGCCTCGCAGCCGGCACCGCAGGCTCCGGCGCAGCAGCCGTCCCCGGGCGGGCAGGCTCCGTACGCCGCACCGGCTCCGCACGCCCAGCAGGCACCCCATGGCCAGCAGGCACCCTACGGCTCCGGGCCGGCAGCGCAGGGCGAGAACCTGCCGCCGGCCGGCACCCCGGGGATCTACGACGGGCCGCTGACCGGGCAGGCCGTGAGCCAGTCGGACTCGCGCCTGTGGGCGACGATCGCCCAGGCCGCGGTCGCCGTCGGGCACGTGGTCAGCTGGGGCTTCCTCGGCTGGGTGGGCCCGCTGGTCGTCTACCTGATGTACAAGGACCGGGACCGCTTCGTGCGCTTCCACTCCGCCGAGGCGCTGAACGGTGCGATCGCGGTGTTCGCCGCCCAGATCGTCCTGACCATCGTGATCACCATCCTGACCATCTTCACCTTCGGGATCGCCACGATCCTGTACCCGCTGGTCGGTCTGCCGGCCCTGGTGCAGCTGGTGTTCTCGATCATCGGCGCGGTCAAGGCGAACCGGGGCGAGTACTGGAACTACCCGGTCAACCTCCGTCTGGTGAAGTGA
- the dnaJ gene encoding molecular chaperone DnaJ, giving the protein MNEDYYDLLGVSREASTDEIKKAYRKLARTLHPDVNPDPEAAEKFKRVSQAYETLANADKRRQYDMGGGPGMGGFPGGGGAGFDFNDIFDMFAGASGMRGRSQGPVPRQRRGGDVLRRVRIELRDVVFGTEEEVTFRTAVLCERCSGSCCEPGTSPTRCTACSGSGHVQRVAQSLLGQMVTMAPCPTCDGHGDVIESPCTECSGHGRTATERSVTVRIPSGVENGTRIQLRGEGETGEAGGPSGDLFVELTVTDHEMFDRHGDDLVTTIAVPMTTAALGATIPLDTFDGEQELDVRPGSQPGEEITLKGLGVTPLRRERRGDIRVVLDVDVPSSLTDEERDLLEQLAALRGDETTRRSKGQRGPFAKLRERLREF; this is encoded by the coding sequence GTGAACGAGGACTACTACGACCTGCTCGGCGTCTCCCGCGAGGCATCGACCGACGAGATCAAGAAGGCGTACCGCAAGCTCGCCCGCACCCTGCATCCGGACGTGAACCCGGATCCGGAGGCCGCCGAGAAGTTCAAACGGGTCTCCCAGGCCTACGAGACCCTCGCCAATGCGGACAAGCGCCGTCAGTACGACATGGGCGGCGGCCCGGGCATGGGCGGATTCCCCGGCGGCGGCGGGGCCGGTTTCGACTTCAACGACATCTTCGACATGTTCGCCGGCGCCTCCGGGATGCGCGGCCGCAGCCAGGGCCCCGTGCCGCGCCAGCGCCGCGGCGGGGATGTGCTGCGCCGGGTCCGGATCGAGCTGCGCGACGTCGTCTTCGGCACCGAGGAGGAGGTCACCTTCCGCACCGCCGTGCTGTGCGAGCGCTGCTCCGGCTCCTGCTGCGAGCCGGGCACCAGCCCCACGCGCTGCACCGCCTGCTCCGGCTCGGGCCATGTGCAGCGGGTCGCCCAGTCGCTGCTGGGCCAGATGGTCACCATGGCGCCGTGCCCCACCTGCGACGGCCACGGCGACGTCATCGAGAGCCCCTGCACCGAGTGCTCCGGCCACGGCCGCACCGCCACCGAGCGCAGCGTGACCGTCCGCATCCCCTCCGGCGTGGAGAACGGCACCCGCATCCAGCTGCGCGGCGAGGGCGAGACCGGCGAGGCCGGCGGTCCCTCGGGCGATCTCTTCGTCGAGCTCACCGTCACCGACCATGAGATGTTCGATCGCCACGGCGACGATCTGGTGACCACCATCGCGGTGCCCATGACCACCGCCGCGCTCGGCGCCACCATCCCGTTGGACACCTTCGACGGCGAGCAGGAGCTGGACGTGCGCCCCGGCTCCCAGCCCGGCGAGGAGATCACCCTCAAGGGGCTCGGTGTGACGCCGCTGCGCCGTGAGCGGCGCGGCGACATCCGCGTGGTGCTCGATGTGGACGTGCCCTCCTCGCTCACCGACGAGGAGCGGGACCTGCTGGAGCAGCTGGCCGCGCTGCGCGGGGACGAGACCACCCGCCGCTCCAAGGGGCAGCGGGGACCGTTCGCGAAGCTCCGCGAGCGCCTGCGCGAGTTCTGA
- a CDS encoding DUF3097 domain-containing protein — protein sequence MPANFPDRYGRDVLSAGPPAHHRRRPVAQEVPARRDLVVEEASTGFTGAITRVEKIAGELVVELENGRGTRRTFPLGPGFMIDGKPVVLHRPLAAAPTGPVRRRSASGSVYVEGAQARTARASRIWVEGTHDAELVQKVWGHDLRIEGIVVEQLEGADNLAERVREFGPAPDRRLGILVDHLVKGSKESRIAAEVRALPGARGNVTVLGHPYVDVWQAVKPARVGLREWPHVPKGTDIKVGSLAALGWPRADKADIGLGWKRILSTVRSYADVEPTLSGRIEELIDFVTVDPS from the coding sequence GTGCCTGCGAACTTCCCCGACCGGTACGGCCGCGACGTGCTGTCCGCCGGTCCCCCCGCCCACCATCGTCGCCGTCCCGTCGCCCAGGAGGTCCCCGCTCGACGGGACCTGGTCGTCGAGGAGGCCTCGACCGGTTTCACCGGTGCCATCACCCGGGTCGAGAAGATCGCGGGCGAGCTGGTGGTCGAGCTCGAGAACGGCCGCGGCACGCGCCGCACGTTCCCGCTCGGACCCGGATTCATGATCGACGGGAAGCCCGTGGTGCTCCACCGCCCCCTCGCCGCGGCCCCGACCGGCCCGGTGCGCCGGCGCTCGGCCTCGGGCTCGGTCTACGTCGAGGGCGCGCAGGCCCGCACCGCGCGCGCCTCCCGGATCTGGGTCGAGGGCACCCATGACGCCGAACTGGTGCAGAAGGTCTGGGGCCATGACCTGCGCATCGAGGGGATCGTCGTCGAGCAGCTCGAGGGCGCGGACAACCTCGCCGAGCGAGTGCGCGAGTTCGGCCCCGCGCCGGATCGACGGCTCGGGATCCTCGTGGATCACCTGGTGAAGGGCTCGAAGGAGTCCCGCATCGCCGCCGAGGTGAGGGCTCTGCCGGGGGCCCGCGGCAACGTCACCGTGCTCGGCCACCCCTACGTCGACGTGTGGCAGGCGGTCAAGCCCGCGCGGGTGGGTCTGCGCGAGTGGCCGCACGTCCCCAAGGGCACGGACATCAAGGTCGGCTCCCTCGCGGCGCTCGGCTGGCCGCGCGCCGACAAGGCCGACATCGGCCTGGGCTGGAAGCGGATCCTGTCGACCGTGCGCTCCTATGCGGACGTCGAGCCGACCCTCTCGGGCCGCATCGAGGAGCTCATCGACTTCGTGACCGTCGACCCGTCCTGA